One part of the Archangium lipolyticum genome encodes these proteins:
- a CDS encoding bifunctional serine/threonine-protein kinase/formylglycine-generating enzyme family protein, with amino-acid sequence MRPKASPKGGSDASDCLTDELMVELMEGRLPEEQLARAHRHAAQCNDCRALLATVARGGLAVQGAPPEAKHQSLSDSTFTMERAGPRDSPVPGGVPPASKPWSPPSQFDEFRLIRPIGRGGMGVVYLAQDTSLERLVAVKFIASEQPTPQVRANFETEARAIARLQHPNVVTVFRVGEIEGHAYIVSEYVVGQSLAKLPRPMPWRRALALGLGLARGLAAAHRQGVLHRDIKPTNALVTERGEVKLLDFGLAERFDRSADSLPSGRRIFAGTPRYMAPELLSGGSATPRSDIYSLGLVLHELCTDRLPRAQEELLARLSRRAPAQEPHDAPVPAGLAEGMDPDFAALIHQCLAPNPSERFASAERVCELLEPLEKNNASAPLATGNPYRGLAPFEANHRALFFGRDDDIRALIERLQRQSLVLVAGDSGVGKSSLCRAGVLPRVAAGELDQGRECTTVTLCPGRRPLQSLAAALAPLLHRKEAELFEAFSSTPTGFGQALREAHEGRRALLLFIDQLEELITLAEPEQAERFALLLGELALPSTGVRVLLTVRGDFLTRVCALPGLGEEAERGLYILRPLSAEGVREAIVGPARAQGVVFESDELIQALVSSTAQGAGSLPLLQFALTELWRRHDPVHGRITRTALEEMGGVAGALSRHADGVLARLDPTGLQAARRLLLRLVTAEGTRGEGGERELGTAEDAATSTALRVLVEGRLLHASTAAGEARYQIAHDSLLTSWGTLRNWLDNDIGNRAVRQRIEAASTEWERLSRPREALWGQRQLDEALPLDPSTLGVRERAFLLASSRAARLRRWGRRLAQLMVPLVLAVIYGASRLQKYLDDESFVSARLQEARGTLDEGTTFGKQGRASREEALAWFDGHPPASSSLAGGKDPADSRRIAEQRWSDTLTRLKQAEGAYARATRSLERALERGHAQDEARELLLRVTYERLLLAESFHQQGAQEELRQRLEHLIEDARDGAQWRQRVSAPAELELVTEPPGAKVAIERYVRDAQGVLRREPVSEHGPTPLSPTPLPAGSYHLRVTRPGRAPVDLPLLLTRGGREQLHLVLPEAVPEGYVYIPPGCFLLGSADPEQVRIFMSAAPLHRFCLGEGYLIGRGEVTFQDWLDYLDTLPPGAEARRVLEQPHFSTAGAVTLRQQPGGGWTFSFRRSNDIVLTAREGEPIRYPGREERQTVDWRKLPLTGISAEDLQGYFYWLDQSGRMPGARLCNELEWERAARGADGRTYPHGDRLRPDDVNIDVTYGRESTAFGPDEVGAHPASASPFGLLDMAGNAFELTRPATADLGRIVLRGGAWYYDQFGARVANRTAGDPTQRDVLIGVRVCAPFAPRP; translated from the coding sequence GTGAGACCGAAAGCCTCACCCAAGGGCGGATCCGACGCGAGCGACTGCCTCACGGACGAACTGATGGTGGAGTTGATGGAGGGCCGTCTGCCGGAAGAGCAGCTGGCGCGCGCCCATCGTCACGCCGCCCAGTGCAATGATTGCCGTGCCCTGCTCGCCACGGTCGCGCGCGGCGGCCTGGCGGTGCAAGGCGCTCCCCCCGAGGCGAAGCACCAATCCCTGAGCGACAGCACCTTCACGATGGAGAGAGCGGGTCCACGCGACAGCCCCGTGCCCGGTGGAGTGCCGCCGGCCAGCAAGCCCTGGTCGCCTCCCTCCCAGTTCGACGAGTTCCGCCTCATACGCCCCATCGGCCGAGGCGGCATGGGCGTCGTCTACCTGGCGCAGGACACCTCCCTGGAGCGGCTCGTGGCGGTGAAGTTCATCGCCTCCGAGCAGCCCACCCCCCAGGTCCGTGCGAACTTCGAGACAGAGGCCCGCGCCATCGCCCGCCTGCAACACCCCAATGTCGTCACCGTCTTCCGCGTCGGTGAAATCGAGGGGCACGCCTATATCGTCTCCGAGTATGTCGTTGGCCAGAGCCTTGCGAAGCTGCCCCGGCCGATGCCCTGGCGGCGCGCGCTCGCGCTGGGGCTCGGCCTGGCCCGGGGACTGGCGGCGGCGCATCGCCAAGGGGTGCTGCACCGCGACATCAAACCTACCAACGCCCTCGTCACCGAGCGGGGCGAGGTGAAGCTGCTCGACTTCGGCCTGGCCGAGCGCTTCGACCGTAGCGCCGACTCGCTCCCCTCGGGCCGACGGATCTTCGCGGGCACACCGCGCTACATGGCTCCCGAGCTCCTGAGTGGCGGTTCGGCCACACCTCGGAGTGACATCTACTCCCTGGGCCTCGTGCTCCATGAGTTGTGCACGGACCGGCTGCCACGTGCCCAGGAGGAACTGCTCGCCCGCCTCAGCCGCCGGGCTCCCGCCCAGGAGCCGCATGACGCCCCCGTGCCGGCCGGGCTCGCCGAGGGCATGGACCCGGACTTCGCCGCGCTCATCCACCAGTGCCTGGCGCCCAACCCCTCCGAGCGATTCGCCTCGGCCGAACGGGTCTGCGAGTTGCTGGAGCCGCTGGAGAAGAACAACGCGTCCGCGCCCCTGGCCACCGGCAATCCCTATCGCGGCCTCGCCCCCTTCGAGGCCAACCACCGGGCACTCTTCTTCGGACGCGACGACGACATCCGCGCCCTGATCGAGCGCCTCCAGCGTCAGTCCCTGGTGCTCGTCGCCGGGGACTCCGGGGTGGGCAAGTCCTCGCTGTGCCGCGCCGGCGTGCTGCCCCGGGTGGCCGCGGGCGAGCTGGACCAGGGCCGTGAGTGCACCACGGTGACGCTCTGCCCCGGCCGCCGCCCGCTGCAATCCCTGGCCGCCGCGCTCGCGCCCCTGCTGCATCGCAAGGAGGCCGAGCTCTTCGAGGCGTTCTCCTCCACTCCCACCGGCTTCGGGCAGGCGCTGCGCGAGGCGCACGAGGGCCGGCGCGCACTCCTGCTATTCATCGACCAGCTCGAGGAGCTCATCACCCTGGCAGAGCCCGAGCAGGCGGAGCGTTTCGCCCTGCTGCTGGGCGAGTTGGCCCTGCCCTCCACGGGCGTGCGCGTGCTGCTGACGGTGCGCGGCGACTTCCTCACGCGCGTGTGCGCGCTGCCGGGGCTGGGCGAAGAGGCCGAGCGAGGGCTCTACATCCTGCGGCCGCTGAGCGCCGAGGGTGTGCGCGAGGCCATCGTCGGCCCCGCTCGCGCCCAGGGCGTCGTCTTCGAGTCCGACGAGCTCATCCAGGCACTCGTCTCGTCCACGGCACAGGGCGCGGGCAGCCTGCCGCTGCTCCAGTTCGCGCTCACCGAGCTCTGGCGGCGGCACGACCCGGTGCACGGTCGCATCACCCGGACGGCCCTCGAGGAGATGGGCGGGGTCGCCGGAGCGCTGTCGCGGCACGCCGATGGGGTGCTCGCCCGCCTCGACCCAACAGGGCTGCAGGCGGCACGGCGCCTGCTGCTGCGGCTGGTGACGGCCGAGGGCACGCGCGGAGAGGGTGGTGAGCGGGAGCTCGGCACGGCGGAGGACGCGGCCACCAGCACCGCCCTGCGAGTGCTCGTCGAGGGCCGGCTGCTGCACGCGAGCACCGCGGCGGGCGAGGCCCGGTATCAAATCGCCCACGACTCGCTCCTCACCAGTTGGGGCACGCTGCGCAACTGGCTCGACAACGACATTGGCAACCGCGCGGTGCGTCAGCGCATCGAGGCGGCGAGCACCGAATGGGAGCGCCTGTCGCGTCCCCGGGAGGCGCTGTGGGGCCAGCGTCAGCTCGACGAGGCCCTCCCGCTGGACCCCTCCACGCTGGGGGTGCGCGAACGGGCCTTCCTGCTCGCCTCCTCCCGCGCCGCGAGGCTCCGGCGCTGGGGGCGGCGCCTGGCACAGCTGATGGTGCCGCTCGTGCTCGCCGTCATCTACGGTGCTTCCCGTCTGCAGAAATACCTGGACGACGAGAGTTTCGTCTCCGCGCGTCTCCAGGAGGCACGCGGAACACTCGACGAGGGCACCACCTTCGGAAAGCAGGGGCGGGCAAGCCGGGAGGAGGCGCTCGCGTGGTTCGACGGTCATCCCCCTGCCTCCTCCAGCCTCGCCGGGGGAAAGGACCCCGCGGACTCCCGGCGCATCGCCGAACAGCGCTGGAGCGATACGCTCACCCGGCTCAAGCAAGCGGAGGGGGCCTACGCTCGCGCCACCCGCTCCCTGGAGCGGGCGCTCGAGCGCGGGCACGCCCAGGACGAGGCGCGCGAGTTGCTTCTGCGGGTCACCTACGAGCGCCTGCTGCTCGCCGAGAGCTTCCACCAGCAAGGAGCGCAGGAGGAGCTGCGACAGCGACTGGAGCACCTGATCGAAGATGCCAGGGATGGAGCGCAGTGGCGGCAGCGGGTATCGGCCCCGGCCGAGCTCGAGCTGGTGACCGAGCCCCCTGGCGCGAAGGTCGCCATCGAGCGCTACGTCCGCGACGCCCAGGGAGTGCTGCGCCGCGAGCCTGTCAGCGAGCACGGTCCCACGCCCCTCTCCCCCACGCCGCTCCCCGCGGGCTCCTATCACCTGCGCGTGACGCGTCCTGGCCGTGCTCCCGTCGACCTGCCCCTGCTGCTCACGCGCGGCGGCCGCGAGCAGCTTCACCTCGTGCTCCCCGAAGCCGTGCCCGAGGGCTATGTCTACATTCCTCCTGGCTGCTTCCTGCTGGGCAGCGCCGACCCGGAGCAGGTTCGGATCTTCATGAGCGCCGCGCCGCTGCACCGCTTCTGCCTCGGCGAGGGCTACCTCATCGGGCGCGGGGAGGTGACGTTCCAGGACTGGCTGGACTACCTCGACACGCTGCCCCCCGGGGCCGAGGCCCGGCGCGTCCTCGAGCAGCCACATTTCAGTACCGCCGGCGCCGTCACCCTGCGGCAGCAACCAGGAGGAGGCTGGACCTTTTCCTTCCGCCGCTCCAACGACATCGTCCTCACGGCGCGCGAGGGGGAGCCGATCCGCTACCCCGGCCGCGAGGAGCGACAGACGGTGGATTGGCGCAAGCTGCCCCTGACCGGCATCTCGGCCGAGGACCTCCAGGGGTACTTCTACTGGCTCGACCAGTCCGGGCGGATGCCCGGGGCGCGCCTGTGCAATGAGCTCGAGTGGGAGCGTGCCGCCCGGGGCGCCGACGGCCGCACCTACCCGCATGGCGACCGGCTGCGGCCCGACGACGTCAACATCGATGTGACGTACGGACGGGAGTCCACGGCCTTCGGGCCCGACGAGGTCGGCGCCCATCCGGCCTCGGCGAGTCCTTTCGGTCTGCTCGACATGGCGGGCAACGCGTTCGAGCTGACAAGGCCCGCGACGGCGGACCTCGGCCGCATCGTCCTGCGTGGAGGCGCCTGGTACTACGACCAGTTTGGCGCCCGCGTCGCCAACCGCACGGCGGGCGATCCGACCCAGCGTGACGTCCTCATCGGCGTGCGCGTCTGTGCGCCATTCGCCCCTCGACCGTAG
- a CDS encoding sigma-70 family RNA polymerase sigma factor, which produces MTQPPELVATFLTHARGRLDASVEADALEGLLRRVWEDVRAPWPEVELPAEKFIRHLAERLPETGSEGQLVSRLEQLSLPELYLACACVQGIAKATEAFDRHYLSRLPGLLGYLRQPAASIDEVCQLTRVKLLVHTPEGPPRLNDYTGQGSLLSWVRITAVRIALRVCALDKPAPDEGVVEVLESLPAPGDVELDLIRRRHHAEFRQAVREAFSTLSMDERHLLRLHIVDQLSTVELGALFRVNQSTVSRWLKGVRQTVFNETRRRLQARLGLSARDFQSFLAALDSQLELGISLIFGEEDAQARK; this is translated from the coding sequence ATGACACAACCGCCGGAACTGGTCGCCACGTTCCTCACCCACGCGAGAGGGCGCCTCGATGCGTCCGTGGAGGCAGACGCACTGGAGGGGCTGCTGCGTCGCGTGTGGGAGGATGTCCGTGCACCGTGGCCAGAGGTGGAGCTGCCCGCCGAGAAGTTCATCCGGCACCTGGCCGAGCGGCTGCCCGAGACGGGCTCCGAGGGGCAGCTCGTGTCACGGCTCGAACAGCTGTCCTTGCCGGAGCTCTATCTCGCGTGTGCATGTGTGCAGGGTATTGCCAAGGCCACCGAGGCCTTTGACAGGCACTACCTGTCGAGGCTGCCAGGGCTGCTTGGATATTTGAGGCAGCCAGCGGCAAGCATTGACGAGGTCTGCCAGCTGACACGGGTGAAGCTGCTGGTCCACACGCCCGAGGGGCCGCCCCGGCTCAACGACTACACGGGCCAGGGTTCGTTGTTGAGCTGGGTGCGAATCACCGCGGTGCGTATTGCCCTCAGGGTGTGTGCCCTGGACAAGCCCGCGCCTGACGAGGGCGTGGTGGAGGTGCTCGAGTCGCTTCCAGCGCCGGGGGATGTGGAGTTGGACCTCATCCGGCGGCGCCATCACGCCGAGTTCCGCCAGGCCGTCCGCGAGGCCTTCTCCACGCTGTCCATGGATGAGCGGCACCTGCTGAGGCTCCACATCGTGGACCAGCTGTCGACGGTCGAGCTGGGAGCGCTGTTTCGCGTGAACCAGTCCACGGTCTCTCGCTGGTTGAAGGGCGTGCGGCAGACGGTCTTCAACGAGACCCGGCGTCGGCTGCAGGCGCGGCTGGGGCTCTCCGCGCGCGACTTCCAGAGCTTCCTGGCGGCCCTGGACAGCCAGCTCGAGCTGGGCATCAGCCTGATTTTCGGCGAGGAGGACGCGCAGGCCCGGAAGTGA
- a CDS encoding winged helix DNA-binding domain-containing protein has translation MSSRRSKRASLGRLMEERRVVRSALMRGTLHLVTARDFLKLRPVPQPVLERLHNGSYGRRFEGLDAHEVVAVGCALLEEQPRTSAELGKLLLSPPATRRVTTCGFDPLE, from the coding sequence GTGAGCTCCAGGAGGAGCAAGCGTGCTTCACTCGGCCGCTTGATGGAGGAGCGGCGCGTGGTGCGCTCGGCCCTGATGCGCGGGACGCTGCATTTGGTCACCGCGCGTGACTTCCTGAAGTTGCGCCCGGTGCCGCAGCCGGTCCTGGAGCGTCTTCACAACGGATCCTACGGGCGTCGGTTCGAGGGGCTGGATGCCCACGAGGTAGTGGCCGTGGGTTGTGCCCTGCTTGAGGAACAGCCGCGCACCAGCGCGGAGCTGGGCAAGCTGCTGCTTTCGCCGCCAGCGACGCGGAGAGTCACGACGTGCGGATTCGACCCTTTGGAGTAG